Genomic DNA from Deltaproteobacteria bacterium:
TCCATGGGATTATCCGGGCAGCCGCCAAACCAGTTATTGTAACTTATCGTTCCAGGCAAGAGGGCGGTAAAGGAAAGGACTGTTATGCTACGGTGGCGAGGTATCTTTGCCAGGCTGCAGAAGCAGGAGTCGATTTCATTGATATAGAATACAGCATGCCGGGCGGCATTCGAAAAAAGATATTTGAAGCTCGTGGAAACAGCATGATCATCGTTTCCACACACCTGTTGAATGGTACACCCGACAGAGATACCCTGGAAGATCTGATGAAAAAAATGGCCGCCACGGGAGCCGATGTAATAAAGATAGTAACCAGGGCTGAAACGGTGGAGGATAATCTGCGTGTTCTGGAGTTGATAGCGCCGGCCAGAGGACTGGGGCTTGATATCATCACCTTTTGCCTCGGCTCAAAAGGGCGCATAAGCAGAATAATAAGCCCCCTCCTTGGTGGATATCTTACCTTTGCATCCCTTGAAGAGGGAGAAGAGTCGGCAGAGGGCCAAATTCCTGCAAAGACAATGAAGACCATCCTGGAGGTGCTCAGGACATGAAGATAGATCAGCATACGGCGCTTTACGGCGTGACCGGTTACCCGCTGGGCCACAGCTTGAGTCCTCTCATGCACAACGCGGCCTTTGAATGCTGTGGGGTAAACGCGGTTTTCCTGGCCTTCGAGACCCATGACCTTGAAGGCTGCATTCGATCCGTCAGGGCGCTCGGGATAAGGGGTTTGAGTGTTACGTTGCCTTTCAAGTCTGAGATCATTGCTTATCTGGACAGACTTGATTCACTGGCTGAAAGCATCGGCGCGGTAAACACTGTGGTAAATCGTGAAGGCATGCTCATTGGTTATAATACAGATGCAACCGGTGCCCTTAGGGCACTGAGCGATATCGTGGATCCGAGAGATAAACGATGCTTGATCCTGGGCGCAGGTGGGGCGGCCAGGGCAATCGGGTTTGCACTCAAAGAGCAAGGTTGCGTGCTGACCATAGCCAATCGCTCGAGGGAAAGGGGGGAGGCCCTTGCGCAGGTTCTTGATGCATCCTTTGTGCTTATGGATCAGGTAAAAGGGTTAGAGACGGATATCCTTATTCAGACTACGCCTGTTGGCATGTATCCACAGGTAGAGCAGTGTCCGATGAACCCTGAG
This window encodes:
- a CDS encoding shikimate dehydrogenase, with product MKIDQHTALYGVTGYPLGHSLSPLMHNAAFECCGVNAVFLAFETHDLEGCIRSVRALGIRGLSVTLPFKSEIIAYLDRLDSLAESIGAVNTVVNREGMLIGYNTDATGALRALSDIVDPRDKRCLILGAGGAARAIGFALKEQGCVLTIANRSRERGEALAQVLDASFVLMDQVKGLETDILIQTTPVGMYPQVEQCPMNPESVRAEVVMDIIYNPFRTELLKSFKRQGAKTIEGMRMFVCQGAEQFRLWTGLEPPIQAMEAAARISLAAEAVE
- the aroD gene encoding type I 3-dehydroquinate dehydratase codes for the protein MICIPILARDTREAEEKIRRAERLADLLEIRLDVMGRFDLHGIIRAAAKPVIVTYRSRQEGGKGKDCYATVARYLCQAAEAGVDFIDIEYSMPGGIRKKIFEARGNSMIIVSTHLLNGTPDRDTLEDLMKKMAATGADVIKIVTRAETVEDNLRVLELIAPARGLGLDIITFCLGSKGRISRIISPLLGGYLTFASLEEGEESAEGQIPAKTMKTILEVLRT